The Vibrio tasmaniensis genome includes a region encoding these proteins:
- a CDS encoding EAL domain-containing protein: protein MDIKYQHFAKTSFFFAISFFFSMALLIPLTPSHYQTLTEDTSRLVETRLEGIQSRFDHFLSEITPDQPCDAIVRQLRQNVFEADWVKEAAVFNKENRFYCSTTDGEVSFSLYNTIRQRLNEAPNLTTLSYSNSAITKVQSIMLIFSTKEGSGVSLMIPPHFIFELVEANLSSHGINSKVEVIKRDIHPTDLGSYNATVRIQSDIYPFAVTSYIGNQYYINFMLNNLWFGFLMAGIATIIRLSFKHKKQSQRSLEYSLSSALKNKHLHVHMQPIVNQSTNKIVGCESLLRWNDPIEGNVSPAIFIPLAESLGLIEKLTYFVLHEVLTTLKSNQEVFASKYISVNISRNVVSNSNFTNKVISIFKRHPEILKQVVFEVTEDGECSDADMVKIKDNLQKLSDLGVRIAIDDFGTGYAGLDFVRQFPFTIIKIDRVFVKNISDESSFGIPLLESMLQLSRTLGMQVIVEGVEYESQLKILSKLGVDYIQGFYFYKPMPISLAISLIKQQGFESDNVEEQCTSTLKCYLV from the coding sequence ATGGATATCAAGTACCAGCATTTTGCCAAAACTTCATTCTTCTTTGCCATTTCTTTCTTTTTTTCCATGGCATTGCTCATACCTTTGACGCCATCTCATTACCAAACCTTAACCGAAGACACATCGAGGTTAGTAGAGACGAGGTTAGAAGGAATCCAATCAAGGTTCGACCATTTTTTATCTGAAATCACCCCAGATCAGCCTTGCGACGCGATTGTTAGACAACTTCGACAAAACGTTTTTGAAGCCGATTGGGTGAAAGAAGCCGCGGTGTTCAACAAAGAGAACCGATTTTACTGTTCAACCACCGATGGTGAGGTTTCATTTAGCTTATACAACACCATCAGGCAACGGCTCAATGAAGCCCCAAATTTAACCACCTTATCGTATTCAAACTCAGCGATTACTAAGGTGCAATCCATCATGCTGATATTCTCGACTAAGGAAGGCTCAGGAGTGAGCCTGATGATTCCTCCGCACTTCATCTTTGAGCTTGTAGAAGCTAATTTGAGTAGCCATGGCATTAATTCTAAAGTTGAAGTGATCAAAAGAGACATTCACCCTACCGACCTCGGCTCATACAACGCGACAGTGCGGATACAATCAGACATCTACCCATTCGCCGTCACCTCATACATTGGTAATCAGTATTATATTAACTTCATGCTGAATAACTTATGGTTTGGTTTCCTTATGGCCGGAATTGCCACCATTATTCGCCTTTCCTTCAAACATAAAAAGCAGAGCCAACGTAGCTTAGAATATTCGCTGTCTAGCGCACTAAAAAACAAACACCTACATGTTCACATGCAACCTATCGTTAACCAAAGCACCAATAAGATCGTAGGCTGTGAGTCACTATTGAGATGGAACGATCCAATTGAAGGTAACGTCTCCCCTGCTATCTTCATTCCATTAGCTGAAAGTTTAGGCTTGATCGAGAAGCTGACCTATTTCGTGCTGCATGAAGTGTTAACGACATTGAAAAGTAATCAAGAGGTGTTTGCATCAAAGTACATCAGCGTCAACATCAGCCGAAACGTTGTATCCAACAGTAACTTCACTAATAAAGTGATTAGCATCTTTAAAAGACACCCTGAAATTCTCAAGCAGGTGGTTTTTGAAGTGACAGAGGATGGTGAGTGTTCTGATGCCGATATGGTCAAAATTAAGGACAACTTGCAAAAGCTATCTGATCTTGGTGTGAGAATTGCCATAGATGACTTTGGCACTGGCTACGCAGGATTAGATTTTGTAAGGCAATTTCCGTTCACTATTATCAAGATTGATCGCGTGTTCGTGAAAAACATATCCGACGAATCCAGCTTTGGTATCCCACTATTAGAATCCATGCTTCAGCTATCACGCACCTTAGGCATGCAAGTCATAGTTGAAGGCGTTGAGTACGAGTCACAACTGAAGATCTTGTCGAAACTAGGCGTCGACTACATCCAAGGCTTCTACTTCTATAAACCTATGCCAATAAGCCTCGCCATTAGCTTGATCAAACAGCAGGGTTTTGAATCAGATAACGTTGAGGAGCAATGTACCTCAACGCTGAAGTGTTATTTGGTTTAG
- the nirD gene encoding nitrite reductase small subunit NirD, whose protein sequence is MENWTTVCSTRDLTPNGGICAKVDDNQVAIFYCKRSDTLYGLSNYDPVGKANVMSRGIIGSLSGEPYVASPLYKQHYHLETGACLEQPELKLVKFEVRKQGEQVQVLAPLAIAS, encoded by the coding sequence ATGGAAAATTGGACAACCGTATGCAGCACCCGCGACCTAACCCCAAACGGTGGTATTTGCGCCAAAGTAGACGATAACCAAGTGGCTATTTTTTACTGTAAGCGCAGTGACACGCTTTATGGACTCTCTAATTACGATCCTGTTGGCAAGGCGAATGTGATGTCACGTGGTATCATTGGTTCATTAAGCGGTGAGCCTTACGTCGCCTCACCCTTATACAAGCAGCATTACCACTTAGAAACTGGCGCGTGCCTTGAACAACCTGAACTCAAGCTCGTGAAATTTGAAGTTCGCAAGCAAGGAGAACAGGTTCAGGTTCTCGCACCGCTTGCTATCGCCAGTTAA
- a CDS encoding prohibitin family protein — translation MKQAVEMKKFNLPIKKLGAGITVAFVLFSSVYTVNEGHIGIVKRFSEAKTQVSPGLHFKVPFIDSVEEIEVRTRKNEEKMASSTKEQMPVTVVVSVNWTVDKSAALDLFRQYGGLPQFEARILDPRFRSATKDVIPKYDAEQLIQDRASAIQAIESNLIEEMAAFPVSVDNIQIENIALPKKYLTSIETKQTEKNLAAAEKHKLARQNLEAQRAVNTAKAEADGIELIAIAEAKAIKLKGFAEAEAINAKAKALGDNPLIIKLTEAQNWDGKLPATMLGGENMPILDMRAK, via the coding sequence ATGAAACAAGCTGTAGAAATGAAGAAATTTAACTTACCTATTAAAAAGCTAGGTGCCGGAATTACCGTTGCTTTTGTTCTCTTTAGTTCAGTTTATACTGTTAATGAGGGGCACATTGGTATTGTTAAGCGCTTTAGTGAAGCTAAAACACAGGTAAGCCCAGGCTTACACTTCAAAGTCCCGTTTATCGACAGCGTTGAAGAGATTGAAGTTCGGACACGCAAGAATGAAGAGAAAATGGCCTCAAGTACAAAAGAGCAGATGCCAGTTACTGTCGTCGTATCCGTTAACTGGACGGTAGATAAATCTGCAGCGTTAGATCTTTTTAGACAGTATGGTGGTCTTCCGCAATTTGAAGCTCGTATTCTTGACCCTAGATTTAGGTCGGCAACTAAGGATGTTATTCCTAAGTATGATGCAGAGCAGTTAATTCAAGATAGAGCGAGTGCTATTCAGGCGATTGAATCCAATTTAATTGAAGAAATGGCCGCGTTTCCAGTAAGCGTAGATAATATACAGATTGAAAATATAGCCCTACCAAAAAAATACCTTACCTCAATCGAAACGAAGCAGACTGAGAAAAACTTAGCCGCTGCCGAGAAACATAAACTGGCTAGGCAAAACTTGGAAGCTCAAAGAGCCGTAAATACGGCAAAAGCCGAGGCTGATGGTATTGAGCTTATCGCTATAGCTGAAGCGAAGGCGATTAAATTAAAAGGTTTTGCTGAAGCAGAAGCGATTAATGCAAAGGCCAAAGCTCTTGGGGATAACCCGTTAATTATTAAACTGACCGAAGCTCAAAACTGGGACGGAAAGCTGCCAGCAACAATGTTGGGTGGTGAAAATATGCCTATTTTAGACATGAGAGCTAAGTAG
- the nirB gene encoding nitrite reductase large subunit NirB yields the protein MSKKKIVVVGNGMVGHKFIDNILQSDSDEFDVITFSEEPRLAYDRVQLTAYFKRGNADDLALTSEEYYQSNGVNYLLNARVAQLDTENKCVVTESGHTESYDTLILATGSFPFVPPIPGNDQEHCHVYRTIEDLDAIELSSKGSKSGVVIGGGLLGLEAANAVKNLGLETHVVEFAPRLMAVQLDDGGGALLRRKIEDLGVQVHTDKATSEIVAGENARYRMNFADGTHLETDMIVFSAGIRPQDALARSSDIAIGERGGIVINDHCQTNIDNVYAIGECALWDNKIFGLVAPGYSMAKVAATHILSDGTSDASFTGADMSTKLKLLGVDVASIGEVHGQTEGAQSYTYNDEIEQVYKRLIISADGKKIVGAVLVGDAEAYGSLLQIKQNDMPLPENPSVLILPNVADDSGSAMGVEALPDSAVICSCFDVTKGDIKDAVSAGCTTMAALQETTNASTGCGGCSALAKQVLDSELSNLGVEVSNDICEHFAYSRQELTDIIRVNKIKTFDELLDSHGNGLGCTVCKPAVGSILASYWNDYILEDQHIELQDTNDIYLGNMQKDGTYSVVPRIAGGEITPDKLIVLGEVAKEFDLYTKITGGQRVDLFGAQLNELPIIWKKLIDAGFETGHAYGKSVRTVKSCVGSTWCRYGVDDSVGLAIRLENRYKGLRSPHKIKFAVSGCTRECAEAQSKDFGIIATDKGWNLYICGNGGMRPRHGDLFATDLDETTLLQYIDRILMFYTRTADRLQRTSVWMENLEGGIEYLKQVVIEDKLNVAEELEADIALNIEKYQCEWKTTIENPEKMKRFQHYINSEEMDTSLSFIKEREQRFPKPSLSSSSDSQRDEMLTNADQIEVTEVS from the coding sequence ATGAGCAAGAAGAAAATCGTCGTTGTTGGTAACGGCATGGTTGGACACAAATTTATCGACAACATCCTGCAATCAGACAGTGATGAGTTTGATGTGATTACTTTTAGTGAAGAGCCAAGGTTAGCCTACGACAGAGTTCAGCTGACTGCTTACTTCAAGCGCGGAAATGCTGATGATTTGGCATTAACCAGCGAAGAATATTACCAAAGCAATGGCGTCAATTACCTTCTCAACGCGAGAGTCGCTCAACTCGATACTGAAAATAAGTGCGTTGTGACTGAATCGGGACATACCGAGAGTTATGACACATTGATTCTGGCGACCGGTTCATTCCCTTTTGTTCCCCCTATTCCCGGCAACGACCAAGAACACTGCCACGTTTATCGCACCATCGAAGATTTAGACGCCATTGAGCTCTCAAGTAAAGGCAGCAAATCGGGCGTGGTGATTGGTGGTGGTCTGCTTGGCTTAGAAGCCGCAAACGCAGTCAAAAACCTTGGCTTGGAAACCCATGTGGTGGAGTTCGCACCTCGCTTGATGGCCGTACAATTAGATGACGGTGGTGGTGCGCTTTTACGCAGAAAAATTGAAGACCTCGGTGTGCAAGTTCACACTGATAAGGCAACCTCAGAAATAGTCGCGGGAGAGAATGCTCGCTACAGAATGAACTTCGCAGACGGCACACACCTTGAAACTGATATGATCGTATTCTCTGCGGGTATTCGCCCTCAAGATGCTCTAGCTCGCAGCTCTGATATCGCTATTGGTGAACGTGGCGGCATCGTGATTAACGATCACTGCCAAACCAACATCGACAATGTGTATGCAATTGGTGAATGTGCCCTTTGGGACAACAAGATCTTCGGCTTAGTGGCACCCGGTTATTCGATGGCGAAAGTCGCGGCTACGCATATCTTATCGGACGGAACAAGCGACGCTTCATTTACCGGTGCCGACATGAGCACCAAACTCAAATTGTTGGGCGTTGATGTGGCTAGTATTGGCGAAGTACACGGCCAAACAGAAGGCGCTCAATCGTATACCTATAACGATGAAATTGAACAAGTTTACAAACGCCTAATCATATCGGCTGATGGCAAGAAAATTGTCGGTGCGGTATTGGTGGGTGACGCCGAAGCTTACGGTTCGCTGCTGCAAATAAAGCAAAATGACATGCCTCTTCCTGAAAACCCATCAGTGCTGATTTTACCTAACGTGGCCGATGATTCAGGCTCTGCAATGGGTGTTGAAGCTCTGCCTGATAGCGCTGTGATTTGTTCGTGTTTTGATGTGACCAAAGGTGACATTAAAGACGCGGTTTCTGCCGGCTGCACCACGATGGCTGCATTGCAAGAAACCACTAATGCTTCGACAGGTTGTGGTGGTTGTTCTGCCCTTGCTAAACAGGTTCTCGATAGCGAACTGAGTAACTTGGGTGTCGAGGTTTCTAACGATATCTGTGAGCACTTTGCCTATTCTCGCCAAGAGCTAACTGACATCATTCGAGTCAACAAGATTAAGACCTTCGATGAGTTGCTGGATTCTCACGGAAACGGGTTGGGCTGTACCGTGTGTAAGCCAGCAGTGGGTTCAATTTTGGCTTCTTACTGGAACGATTACATCCTCGAAGATCAACACATCGAACTGCAAGACACCAACGACATCTACCTCGGTAACATGCAAAAAGACGGCACCTACTCTGTGGTTCCGCGTATTGCTGGCGGAGAAATCACACCCGACAAGTTGATCGTTTTAGGCGAAGTCGCAAAAGAGTTCGACCTATACACCAAGATCACTGGTGGTCAACGTGTCGACTTGTTTGGCGCGCAACTTAACGAACTGCCAATCATCTGGAAAAAGCTAATCGATGCTGGTTTTGAAACTGGCCACGCTTACGGTAAATCGGTACGTACCGTGAAATCGTGTGTGGGTAGCACTTGGTGTCGATACGGCGTCGACGACAGTGTTGGCTTAGCGATTCGACTAGAGAACCGCTACAAAGGTTTGCGTTCACCCCACAAGATCAAGTTTGCGGTTTCTGGCTGTACTCGTGAATGTGCAGAAGCCCAATCAAAAGACTTTGGCATTATCGCCACCGACAAAGGTTGGAACCTCTATATCTGTGGTAACGGCGGTATGCGCCCTCGCCACGGTGACCTTTTTGCTACCGACCTTGATGAAACCACTCTTCTGCAATACATCGACCGCATTCTGATGTTCTACACACGAACCGCGGATCGTCTACAGCGTACATCGGTATGGATGGAAAACCTTGAAGGTGGCATCGAATACCTCAAGCAAGTCGTGATTGAAGACAAGCTCAATGTTGCTGAAGAACTTGAAGCTGACATCGCTCTCAACATCGAAAAATACCAATGTGAATGGAAAACCACCATCGAAAACCCTGAAAAGATGAAACGCTTCCAGCACTACATTAACAGCGAAGAAATGGACACTAGCCTGTCATTCATTAAAGAACGAGAGCAGCGTTTTCCTAAGCCGAGCTTGAGCTCTTCTTCAGATTCACAACGAGATGAAATGCTCACCAATGCTGACCAAATCGAAGTCACAGAAGTTTCGTAA
- a CDS encoding NarK family nitrate/nitrite MFS transporter, with amino-acid sequence MDNTKFSLLSFTGKMKTLHLSWMAFFITFVVWFNFAPLLQMVKTSLGLSTEEIKTLLILNVALTIPARVAIGMLTDRYGPRLVYSSLLAICSIPCFMFAMADSFIQAAIARFLLGFIGAGFVVGIRLVSEWFPHNELGTAEGIYGGWGNFGSAAAAFTLPTLALAFGGEDGWRYAVGITGLMSLAFSFIFYKNVTDTPKGSTYFKPAQVTAMEVTSKGDFFFLLIMKIPMYAALALLTWKLSPNNINMLSDMAVNSVYAGLAALYVYEVSQVWKVNKNVFKEEVPEIHQYKFKQVAVLNVLYFATFGSELAVVSMLPLFFSETFELTPVLAGMVASAYAFMNLMSRPGGGWISDKFGRKPTLLILTIGLAVGYFAMGQVDSTWPVWLAVVAAMACSFFVQAGEGAVFATVPLIKRRMTGQIAGMTGAYGNVGAVVYLTVLSFVSYQTFFLVIAGTAVLGFVTLMFMEEPNGQIAEVNDDGSVTLINVSN; translated from the coding sequence ATGGATAACACAAAATTTTCGCTGCTTTCATTTACGGGTAAGATGAAAACCTTACACCTAAGTTGGATGGCCTTTTTTATCACCTTTGTCGTGTGGTTCAACTTTGCCCCACTACTGCAAATGGTGAAAACCTCGCTTGGCCTTTCAACTGAGGAAATCAAAACACTCCTTATTCTCAACGTTGCATTGACCATTCCTGCACGTGTCGCAATTGGTATGTTAACCGACCGATACGGCCCAAGGTTGGTCTACTCTTCGCTACTCGCGATCTGCTCAATCCCTTGTTTTATGTTTGCTATGGCAGACTCTTTCATTCAAGCGGCAATTGCTCGTTTCCTATTAGGCTTTATCGGTGCAGGCTTCGTTGTCGGTATTCGTCTAGTGTCTGAATGGTTCCCACACAATGAATTGGGTACGGCTGAAGGTATTTACGGCGGCTGGGGTAACTTCGGTTCAGCAGCGGCAGCATTCACGCTTCCAACTCTCGCTCTAGCATTTGGTGGCGAAGACGGCTGGCGTTATGCGGTCGGTATTACTGGCCTTATGAGCTTAGCGTTCTCGTTTATCTTCTACAAAAATGTAACGGATACACCAAAAGGTTCGACTTACTTCAAGCCTGCTCAAGTAACGGCAATGGAAGTGACATCAAAGGGTGACTTTTTCTTCCTACTCATTATGAAGATCCCGATGTATGCCGCTTTAGCGCTACTGACTTGGAAGCTATCACCAAACAACATCAACATGTTGTCTGACATGGCGGTTAACTCGGTTTACGCAGGTTTAGCCGCACTTTACGTGTATGAAGTGTCGCAAGTTTGGAAAGTAAATAAGAACGTATTCAAAGAAGAAGTACCAGAGATTCACCAGTACAAATTCAAGCAAGTTGCGGTACTTAACGTATTGTACTTCGCGACATTTGGTTCTGAATTGGCTGTTGTTTCAATGCTGCCGTTGTTCTTCTCTGAAACCTTTGAATTAACGCCGGTTCTGGCAGGTATGGTTGCATCGGCTTATGCCTTTATGAACCTGATGTCTCGTCCTGGTGGCGGTTGGATTTCAGATAAGTTCGGTCGTAAACCAACACTGCTTATTCTGACGATTGGTCTTGCTGTGGGTTACTTTGCAATGGGTCAAGTCGACAGCACATGGCCAGTATGGCTAGCGGTTGTGGCTGCGATGGCATGCTCTTTCTTCGTGCAAGCAGGTGAAGGTGCGGTGTTTGCAACCGTACCTCTGATTAAACGTCGCATGACAGGTCAAATTGCCGGTATGACTGGTGCTTACGGTAACGTGGGTGCGGTGGTTTACCTAACTGTGCTTTCATTCGTAAGCTACCAAACCTTCTTCTTAGTGATTGCAGGAACAGCGGTACTAGGCTTCGTTACTCTGATGTTCATGGAAGAGCCTAACGGCCAAATTGCTGAAGTGAATGACGATGGCAGTGTCACGCTGATTAATGTTTCAAACTAG
- a CDS encoding molybdopterin oxidoreductase family protein — MSEKRMTDSNSGWIKSTCAYCGVGCGIEARPTSLGKLEVRGDKDHPSNYGKLCTKGIALGDTVTPLGRLTQPAHIQNEQKQELDWNSATQLVAEKFNQTIEEFGADSVAFYVSGQLLTEDYYVANKLMKGFIGSGNIDSNSRLCMASTVVGHKRAFGADTVPVCYEDLEQADLVVITGSNLAWCHPVLFQRLRAAKQANPALKVIVIDPRYTDTCEIADMHLALESGSDVALFNGLLGYLDDNDKLDSNYIENHTQGFTEAIRSASHYRYTESSKGDKSVPELTGLTEQQLEQFYKLFASNEKVLTIYSQGVNQSTQGCDKVNAIINCHLATGKIGKPGMGPFSVTGQPNAMGGREVGGLANTLAAHFEFGDSQSHQTVSEFWETDSLATHAGLKAIDLFDSMNDGKIKAVWIMATNPVVSLPDSEKIKAALEKCPFVVVSDCIADTETTRLADVVLPAQGWSEKSGTVTNSERRISRQRRILPSPGEAKPDWWILKEVAQKMGFKEQFDYRHEGEIFKEYCEMTALGNETGKARDLCLIGLTQLDEKGYGELTPQQWPVLKYQPEIIEQRMFTTGEFFTESGKAQFIAVEHDKPIADTSLEFPLIMNTGRIRDQWHTMSRTGLAAGLGEHTPEPFAAMHPDTVAELGLEEFGLDEFGLDAFNHTTINLVKQTTSNPVVKVRSAQGECQARLVVTKEMRREQVFMPIHWNAPTAKDSKPCDLILPHTDAASGQPEFKHTPVVVEPCGYRSEAALVSDKVMDCSGFDYWVRQRVEGGFLYRISSSKNPMELVIQLANTLDALPEPNAEAIKSLHYHGNKSFKNYGSAKLDQFGVKQAFVVNSKLDHQSIDWLVECLTREADQEFEAEFLSTLAR, encoded by the coding sequence TTGAGTGAGAAACGGATGACCGATTCAAACAGTGGTTGGATAAAATCAACCTGTGCTTATTGTGGTGTAGGGTGTGGAATAGAAGCGAGACCGACATCGTTAGGAAAACTAGAAGTTCGTGGTGATAAAGATCATCCATCAAACTATGGAAAGCTATGTACTAAAGGGATCGCGCTTGGCGACACCGTCACGCCTTTAGGGCGTCTAACACAGCCTGCTCATATTCAGAATGAGCAAAAACAAGAGCTGGATTGGAACAGTGCTACTCAGCTGGTCGCAGAAAAATTCAATCAAACCATCGAAGAATTTGGGGCCGATTCGGTTGCGTTCTATGTGTCTGGTCAGCTGCTTACCGAAGACTATTATGTTGCCAATAAACTGATGAAAGGCTTCATCGGCAGTGGCAACATCGACAGTAATTCTAGGCTGTGTATGGCTTCAACCGTAGTCGGGCATAAGCGCGCATTTGGTGCAGACACAGTTCCTGTCTGTTATGAAGATCTCGAGCAAGCCGATCTAGTCGTGATTACAGGCTCAAACCTAGCATGGTGTCATCCGGTACTTTTCCAAAGGTTAAGAGCTGCCAAACAAGCCAACCCTGCATTAAAAGTGATCGTCATTGACCCTCGTTATACCGACACCTGTGAAATTGCCGACATGCACTTGGCGTTGGAATCCGGCTCAGACGTGGCGTTGTTCAACGGTTTATTGGGTTACCTCGACGATAACGACAAGCTAGATTCCAACTACATAGAAAACCACACCCAAGGCTTTACTGAAGCGATTCGTTCTGCAAGTCATTATCGTTATACCGAATCAAGTAAGGGAGACAAAAGCGTTCCTGAGCTAACAGGGCTTACTGAGCAGCAACTCGAACAGTTCTACAAGCTGTTTGCTTCTAATGAGAAAGTGCTGACCATCTATTCTCAAGGCGTAAACCAATCCACACAAGGGTGCGACAAGGTAAACGCCATAATTAACTGCCATTTAGCCACTGGAAAAATTGGCAAACCGGGCATGGGGCCTTTCTCAGTAACAGGCCAGCCAAACGCAATGGGCGGGCGAGAAGTGGGTGGCTTAGCCAATACCTTAGCGGCGCACTTTGAATTTGGTGACTCGCAGTCACACCAAACTGTCAGCGAGTTTTGGGAAACTGACAGCTTAGCTACTCACGCAGGCTTAAAAGCCATTGACCTATTTGATTCGATGAATGATGGCAAGATAAAAGCTGTGTGGATAATGGCAACTAACCCAGTCGTGAGCCTGCCTGATAGTGAAAAAATCAAAGCCGCACTAGAGAAGTGCCCGTTTGTAGTAGTGTCGGATTGCATTGCCGATACTGAAACCACTCGCTTGGCCGATGTGGTGTTGCCCGCGCAAGGGTGGAGCGAGAAGTCGGGCACCGTGACTAATTCTGAGCGTCGAATCTCACGCCAACGCCGTATATTACCAAGCCCAGGGGAAGCCAAACCCGATTGGTGGATATTAAAAGAAGTGGCACAGAAAATGGGATTCAAAGAGCAGTTTGATTACCGTCACGAAGGTGAGATCTTTAAAGAATATTGTGAGATGACAGCGCTCGGCAATGAAACAGGCAAAGCGCGTGACTTATGCTTAATCGGTCTGACTCAGTTAGATGAGAAAGGCTATGGCGAACTCACTCCACAGCAATGGCCAGTGCTAAAATATCAACCAGAGATCATTGAGCAGCGTATGTTCACCACTGGCGAGTTCTTTACCGAATCTGGTAAAGCGCAGTTTATTGCAGTTGAGCACGACAAACCGATTGCCGACACCAGCCTTGAATTCCCGCTTATCATGAACACAGGTCGAATCCGAGATCAATGGCACACCATGAGCCGCACAGGCTTGGCCGCAGGCTTAGGTGAACACACCCCAGAACCCTTTGCAGCAATGCACCCAGATACGGTTGCAGAGCTTGGTTTAGAAGAGTTCGGTTTAGATGAATTTGGGCTAGATGCTTTCAACCACACCACTATAAACCTTGTTAAGCAAACGACTTCTAACCCGGTGGTGAAAGTGCGCAGCGCACAAGGGGAGTGCCAAGCCCGCTTAGTAGTGACCAAAGAGATGCGCCGAGAGCAAGTCTTCATGCCGATTCATTGGAACGCACCGACTGCCAAAGACAGTAAACCATGCGACCTGATCTTGCCTCACACTGATGCTGCATCTGGTCAGCCAGAGTTTAAACACACCCCAGTGGTGGTTGAACCCTGTGGTTATCGGAGTGAAGCTGCGCTGGTCAGCGATAAAGTGATGGATTGCAGCGGCTTTGATTACTGGGTACGCCAAAGAGTGGAGGGCGGTTTTCTGTATCGAATTTCATCGTCGAAGAACCCAATGGAGTTGGTGATTCAGCTTGCCAACACACTCGATGCTTTACCAGAACCGAATGCAGAGGCGATTAAGTCACTTCATTATCACGGCAACAAATCATTCAAGAACTACGGCTCTGCCAAGCTAGATCAATTTGGTGTAAAGCAAGCCTTTGTGGTGAACAGTAAGCTCGATCATCAAAGCATCGACTGGCTAGTGGAATGCCTAACCCGAGAAGCCGATCAAGAGTTCGAAGCCGAGTTTTTGAGTACGTTGGCGAGGTAG